The following is a genomic window from Amaranthus tricolor cultivar Red isolate AtriRed21 chromosome 10, ASM2621246v1, whole genome shotgun sequence.
CGttggcatccatgaagcttaatAATGCATGGCCTGCTGTGGAGTCGACCAGACGATCTATCTTTGGAAGTGGATAATCGTCTTTGGGGCATGCCTTATTCAGGTCTGTGAAGTCGACACACATCCTCCATTTGCCATTTGGTTTTTTTACCAGAACAACGTTGGATAGCCACTCTGAGTATCGGCACTCTTTGATAAATCCGGCTTTCAGCAACTTCTCAACTTCTTCCTTGGCGGCCTCAGTCCGCTCTTTTCCTTGATGTCGCAGCTTTTGTTTTACGGGTTTATAGCCTGGTTTgatgtcaagtttatgacacgcgacactggtagggataccaggcatttcttccgtgcaaaaagcaaagGCGTCGCGGAATTCAGCAATGGTGGCCACTATGTCCTGCTTGACCGTGTcaggaagatctttccctatcTTGATTTGTTTCCCCTCGAACATGTTCACTTCCTCATATCGTTCTATGGGGCGGGGCCTTTCATGCGTGTTGGGATTTTCCCtgtacacgctcatgacagctGGGACCTTGTCTTCCCTCTTTCTCTTTGCAGGTGTCTCGGAAGGCCTGTGCTTTAGGGTGTTGACGAGGCATTGGCGAGCCGTCACCTGGTCTCCTTTCAGAATGCCCACTTGCCCGTTATCTGTTTCGAATTGCAGCAGGAGTTGATGGGGAAAGATGGCTGCCTTGATCTTGTTAATGAGTGGGAGCCCCATGATGGCATTGTAGGGAAAGTTGAGATCTACCACTGTGAACCGTATGGGCATGGTACGGCTTTCATTTTTCTCCCCTACCCGTACGGGGAGAATGATTGTGCCCAACGGGATGACCTGACTtcctccaaacccaatcagGGGTTTGTCTAGGGGTTGCAAGTGCTTTTCCTCGAACTTCATTTGTCTCAAGCACTCCATTGTGATAAGATCGGCCGTGCTTCCCGTATCTACCAGCACCCGTCTGACCTTCATTTGGCCGATTTTAAGagtgaccaccagagggtcgGTATGAGGTTGTTGCAGCGGTTGagaggtcgtggcatcgaactTCATGACCGGTCCCTTAGATGAGGCTTTGGGAGGCCCCTTCAGCAAAGTGTGGACACTGTTCTTTGCAGCCCGGATGGTGGGATATTCCTCAGTGTAtcccccaaaaatcatgttgatagttccttgagtGTCGGAACTTTCATGTCGGGCTTCGTTCCTCTTTGGGGATCTGCGTTTTTGTTACCACGGGCTCCTTTCCCCTTCTCTTACCGTATTATAATCCCTCCGGTTGAGGAATCCGGACAATTTCCCTTCATCAGCCAACTGATGCAGGATGCGTTTTAGTTCGCGGCATTGTGCCAGAGTGTGGTcgtgctctttgtggtagtcacaccacagattatagttgcgcctatcagagggggtggtGACAGGAGGTGGAGCCGGTAATTGACCTCGAACAGCAAAGAAAATGTCCCTCCTGTTTCGATTGAACATTGGGTCGTAGCCTCCGTCCCCCAGATTCCGCGTCCTGGTCTCTCCTCCTGCAACATATACCTGTCTGGCCCGTGGAGGTCCCATATCAGATGGTGGCCCaggacgacgcggcatgtaattTCTCTCCCTCGGAGAATGTTCCTCTCTGCGTCGTGTGGATTGAAGAGAGGACCCGGCTTCCTTCTTTTCGGATTTCCGCCGTTTCGGGTCATGGGCTTGACATATCTCCGAGGCCGTGACgtagctttggcattgtttcatGGCCTCTGCATACGTTTTTACTTGACTttcaaccaactggaacttcagccgttgagccttcattccgttgattagggcATTCAGCGCAACTGACTCCTCCAAATCAGTTACTTCCAGCACTGCCTCATGGAATTTCTTGAGATAAGAGGATATGGATTCCCCTTCCAACTGAGTGACACTAAgcaggtggaagtttgatttctcctgccttttTGAGGCTACAAAATGGCCTAAGAATTTGCCCTCTAATTGGGCAAAATTGTGGATGCTTCCCccgggaagggaggtgtaccacgtcaaagctactcctgtaagagtagttggaaagAACTTACACCATGACGATGAGTTGGTGGTGTACAACAGCATGAGATTTTTATATGCCGTCAGGTGCTCTTGTGGGCATGACGTGCCATCGAAAGCAGCCATGTTTGGCACTTTTATTTTCTCGgggttgggagtattcagtatctccaTGGCCAGGGGAGAGACTAATGATATGGGCTCTTCGGGGAGGACACTCTTGGtggcctcattccgcggcatggtGGCGGAAATGAGGGGGCGGCTAGATCCAGCGAGTTCCGCCTTCTTTCTTTCCTCCCTCCTTTTATCTACCAGGGACTGGACGCTCTCGGACGTCCTTCGTTTTTTGCTCTCTAGGAAAGTTCGAGCATCCGGAGTGGCGGTTTTGGAGTCGCCATCTCGTGTATCTGTCTTGCCAGGATGTGGGTAAGTTTTGGACCTTTCCCGCCTGTtcttattgcgtctactggagTGGGAGGTCCTTGAGTTCCCTTCTTGAGATTCATGGGATTTTGGTATCTCAGGATGGGGCTCGATTCGTTCCTCCAGGCTTTTTATCTGTGCAGCCATATCTTCCAGTACTCGTTGCTGAGTAGGGGTATTGTTTATGACGGCACGAAGTTGTTCAGAGAACGCGGCCGTGAgatttcgtgctagcatgtccagatcacgacgggtcacggcttgattgttagcgtgaccagcggaagtgtctgtatctgtgctatgcactgTTGCAGTTTGTGTAGGATTCTTtttaggagccatgactttttgtttcaaatccccacagacggcgccaaactgtttctgTGATGAAACGATGAAGTGCaagagacacttaaaatacctggaggtTGATGGAAGAGTGATCAAGTGAGACGGTTTATAAgtggaagcgacttgaattcctgcaatacaacacgttagccttgtccggggggtgatctccgggaaaacccctccgacgctcaagttagaacgtagatCAGAAATTTATGAGTGACtgattaatgaatgaatgaatgcaAAAGTGAGATTGGGATTGCTAAGGTTTATGCTAGAGTTTTGTAAGGCTAGGGGAATAATGTAAGCAATAATGCTCTTGAATGCTATTTCAGATGATCTTCCCCTCTTGCTGGTAACCCCTACTTATAGTGGTGAAGAAGGAGGTTATTGCTGAAGGGTAGTTGCCATCATGGAGATAGTGGGTAGCAACTGATGGCTGTGATGAAGGCTAGAGGGTAGTTGGCAGTTATCAGCCTTAAGAGAAGGATGACCAGCCAACTGTGAGTAAGTGGGAAGTTTGGTCAAATAGGTAGTTACTTCCTGAGAGGGAAGTTAGGGTATTCTGGAAGTGAAGAGCCCATGGGCCATTTAGGGAGGATGGGAGATCAAATGGAAAACCCATCAAccaaaagtcaaggtcaactgtAGAAGTCAAGGGGTATTATGGTAATATGATGCAAATTattaaacatataaaataattgaGTAAATAGTACCATGACACTGATAAAAGGTGTTGATGGTAAGTCTTTCAAGAAAATATAAGCTCAACGTTGATCAATGTGTTCTTGATTACAACATATCAGGGGTTTTGAGCATGTTCAAAATATTTGATTGTACAGAATCTCAAAATACTAAAGGCCAAGATattaaattaactaaaatatattaagtgcttaaaaatataaagttgGACCGTTAATGATCTTGAGGATGAAAAGTGTTGTTTCGCAACTTTAGTAGCGGAGTGCATGTCAATGCACTCTAACATCAACTAGTTATTATAGAAGTCCACCTTTAAAATCGAGCATAATAATTatcctttattttcttttattctttttatattttttatttgaaattttcacAATAGTTTTACTATTTAAAATCATTCAATTTTAGTAACAAATGCATGGCAAATGATATATGTAACTCTTAAGACTACGTATAAGAAGTAATCATAGGCGAATGCATAGTTGCATACTATAACAATGGGTATGCTACCcatgttttttgattttttaaataattttccaTTTGTGCTACCTTGTACTTTCTCCGTTTTATTATATTGGCTGGTagttacatttgactttttatgcaatccaataagttattttaattatttatttattgaaatatgcacatttaaaaattataaaaagttaattttacgAGAATATGCAACTAAACGATTCAAATATAATCCTATTcatctatatttttttcttaaatacaaaccgaaatatataaataagtttGAAGGATGAATATTGTCAATAACTGTGATGTAGGATGTAGGGAAGTCAATtaaaagtaatgaaaaaattttaaaaacgcTAAACTctattgaattttttattaatttagttgaacaCGTTCATGCTATCCTAATTTTGATTCTAGATGTGCCACAGACATTAATGATAGttaatattatcatatatttaCTAGACAGAAAAGAATCTATTCATTAATATAATTGCACCTCTTTTTCTACACCTTATTGAACAAttgaaagaaacaaaccaaaacaaaacaaaaattatgatcaatagcaacaactttttgttaatctctctacaataatacgattttttgattaaccatcaataataaaaattttgagggattttttcctaaaataatatcaactttattttattaactaattactaaatttttttagtcatataatctcctatagaTTAATTTAAACATATCAAGTATATTCTAGGGAAACACCCCTTAAAttgatactccctccgttcttttttgatcttccactttgagtttttcacatatattaagaaaaatagaatatttgggttatagtgggtattattttaattaaatagtagtgtgaagtaatgattgtattagaagtatgaggttgtagtgggtattattttaattaaatagtaatgtgaattaataattgtattgagagtatgagagagaaaataattataaataagataaaaggggtaaattaaaagaaaaggcagggttttaaaaggtaaaagtaagataaaaactttctaaaaatagaaagtattataaagtggaagaacttattaattaaaggttaatattattattgattaataagcaaaatattgtattattgttGGTAATTTTTTGATAGCAAAATATCGATCCCACCACCTTTTTTAACTCCTCCATtcatcttttctttcttttatgtAATAATACTCCTATGAATCAATCTTTCCTCCCAATTGTCAATTACATGTAAATTTTCATTGCAGTTATATTTCTTACTTCTTTAattcttttggttgagttattttttaaaaaattacataataatataatgtttaatttttttcttttaattcgaCCTGGTAGTTATTTCACAAACTTAATCCTTCAttttaatctctattgtgagaataatgttatttttgttaattgaatattattttgGAATTGTTTGGCTGTTTTTGATACTATTTTCTATTAAAGTATTATTATTCCATTTGATTTGTTGATACTTTTCATCGATcactattatattttattttattcttaatttataaattggaACATAGTCAAATAAggttttgtttgattcatttcgatgtaaattttattaaaataaacattttataatttttaattacataCAATTTGATGTATTTACGATTAAATATATGTATTGGCAAACatacaaaaattaaatgagacaatAATAATGTATTGGATGAAGTAGTATTTTATAGATTTTGGCAGTAATAAtgaatcaaaatttttaaacctTAAATACTTTGTTTACgatattgatattgatatttTGACACTATATATCCTTTGTACAATGTAGTATTTGAGTTAATTTGATAATATATATCCTTTGTACAATGTATTGAAAGATgattaattaatgaattaattcAACTCATATTATTAATTACATTGCATTTATGGTGACTTTCGTTATTAATGTTTTTGTATGACTATTTAATAAAGAAGGAGCCAGATTCTTTCAAAAGAATTAGAACAGCATTAATGaagagaatatatatatatatatatacatctatatatatatatatatatatatatatatagatttaggatcaaatgagaaggattttaaaatgagaagggtgaaaaggatttttgtttgatttttttttgttactatatataaaaaaatggatactatgttataaattaagaacattttaaaaattattttatagttacctttctgtgtaacatagtaacttttacaattataagtttggctcaatcgtgaccatagatttttttattttagtgaaatcaagggtgtagagtcctttttacccttctcattttcaaccacttctcaatggatccctcccctatatatatatatatatatatatatatatatatatatatatatatatatgtatatatatatatatatatatatatatatatatatatatatatgtatatatatatatatatatatgtatatatatatgtatatatatatatatatatatatatatatatatatatatatatatatatgtatatatatatatatatatatatatatatatatatatatatatatatatatatatgtatatatatatgtatatatatatatatgtatatatatatatgtatatatatatatgtatatatatatatatatatatatatatatatatatatatatatatatatatatatatatatatatatatatatatatatatatatgtatgtatatatatatatatatatatatatatatatatatatatatatatatatatatatatatatatatatatatatatatatatatatatatatatatatatatatatatatatatatatatatatatatatatatatatatatatatatatatatatatatatatatatatatatatatatatatatatatatatatatattagaggtgatcatgggcggcccggccCGCCGGCCCGGtccgaaaaagtgagggtttgggtaacaaaatatggcccgatgggcgggtttgggtagaaaataaatggcccgattttttttgggacgggtttgggatttggTGTTGGCCCGCGGGCCcgcccggcccgaaaaagtgtgTGCTCCCACATTCCACACCTGCAAACCCCTGTACCAAGACACTAACCCTCTAAATCCAAACCTCCTTTCGTCCCCAGGCAGGCAGGCACAGATACACCCAGACCCCCAACCCCACTCGCGAAACACCGGCGAACAACCACCCCCACCTCCATTGCTAGACTGGAACCTGTTGAATACTCTCCGCCCTAGTTAAAGTGGTCTCATTCTGTCTTATCAAGTCATTGTTCAGTGTTTGATTCATTTGTTACTACTTACTCATAGTTGATATTGCAAACGGACAAACCAAGTAAAATTgagagaaattaaaaaatagattaataTCTCTTCTTTGCAAGTCAACAAGTTGCACACACGTCTCGAACATGGGTTGCTCTGCACTACTTGACTACTGGTAGGAAAGTggtaatttattattcaattagatatattattattacctAAATAATCCATCAAATTACTTTGTTTCTAAATAAGCggtcaaaatcaaattaatttatttctttgaaTCCCATATAATTATAATAGTTTAAATGGACCGTTACTGAATAATATAATTCATAAGTATATATAGTCTTAGTCCAACCAttataaaatgacaaaatcagaaaacttacataaataataacataggcccgcaagcccgcaAAAAGCCCGCATAGTACGGGTTTGGGTAGGAACTTTTGGCCCGCACTTTGGCCCGGCCCGAACCCGGCCCGCATTAATGGGTAGATTTTTGCCTCTCGGCCCGGCCCGAACCCGgcccggcccggtgtttgatcacctctaatatatatatgtatatatatatatatatatatatatatatatatatatatatatatatctatatctatatatatatatatatatatatatatatatatatatatatatatatatatatatctatatatatatatatatatatatatatatatatatatatatatatatatatatatatatgtatatatatatatatatatatatctatatatatatatatatatatatatatatatatatatatctatatatatatatatatatatatatatatatatatattatatatatatattgtcagggtatcatttatctaacttatttatttaaacttATTAACGTCATTTTACCTTAATGACCTTTAACTTTCCATATCGACTTTGACTTTCATTCAATGGGCCTTTGTCTGATTTTCCTCCTCCCTTGAAAGGCCCAAAGACTGTTTACCTCTCAATACCCTAACTCCCTTCCAGAAAAGTAACTTCCCACTTCCCCTCAAATGCATGGTCATCCTTCTTCCTTGGGGAACAACTGCCCATACCTCCCACGACCTTCGCCTTCCCCTCTCTGACGTAACTTCCTCCTtgaacattataaatagggacagcCATCAGAGAGGAAAGGatcatctgaaaataatcctTCTGAGTATCCTTACTCACTCTTCGTTTCTTTAGCCTACCCAAAAATTCCAATAACATCCACCACTGCATCTTCTcgcattcagtttataatcacttactccatattctcatatccacgttctaacttgagggtcggaggggttttccgggagatcaccccccgggcAAGGCTGACGTGTtattttgcaggaattcaagtcgcttccttccacgaattGCCGCTTCTGTTAACGCTTCCACTTacagtatttcaagtgttttctacttcctcgtttcattatcgaaacagtttggcgccctCTGTGGGGAAAGAATAagaagtcatggctcctaagaaaaatccgactcaaaccgccaccgtgcatagcacaaAAACAGACACTTCTgcaggtcacgctaataatcaagttgtgactcgccgtgatctggacatgctagcacgaaacctcactaCCGCTTTCTCagaacaactccgcgccgtcataaataatactcctactcaacaacgagtaTTAGAAGACATGgcggatcaaataaaaaacttgcgggaacgaatcgaaccccatcaggagataccaaagtctcatgaatctcaagatgggaactcgaggaccTTCCActccagtagacgcaataagaAAAGGCGGGAGAGATCCAGAACCTACCCGAGTCTCAGCAAGACAGATCTGCGAGATGACgaatctaaaaccgcctctcaAGACGCTCGCACCTTCCTAgagagcaagaaacaaaagacgTCTGAACGCGTTCAATCACTGGTGGATagaaggagggaagaaagaaagcaaGCCCAAGCCGCGGAGTCTAGCCGCCGCATCaccatgccgcggaatgaggccgGCAAAAATAGCCTTCCTGAAAATTTTATACCAATAATCTCTCCACTGCCCGGAGGAACACCTGATGGCCTACAAAAACTTGATGCTGTTGTATACCAATGACCCGTCGTTGTGGTGTAAGTTCTTCCCGACTACTCTTACGGGAGTAGCGCTGACGTGGTATACCTCCCTTCCAGGAGGAAGTATacacaactttgcccaactgGAAGAGAAGTTCCTGGGCCACTTTGTAGCTtccagaaggcaggagaaatcaaacttccatctACTCAGCATCACGCAATTAGAAACGGAGTCCATATCATCCTATCTA
Proteins encoded in this region:
- the LOC130824940 gene encoding uncharacterized protein LOC130824940, which produces MLARNLTAAFSEQLRAVINNTPTQQRVLEDMAAQIKSLEERIEPHPEIPKSHESQEGNSRTSHSSRRNKNRRERSKTYPHPGKTDTRDGDSKTATPDARTFLESKKRRTSESVQSLVDKRREERKKAELAGSSRPLISATMPRNEATKSVLPEEPISLVSPLAMEILNTPNPEKIKVPNMAAFDGTSCPQEHLTAYKNLMLLYTTNSSSWSSKRQEKSNFHLLSVTQLEGESISSYLKKFHEAVLEFQLVESQVKTYAEAMKQCQSYVTASEICQAHDPKRRKSEKKEAGSSLQSTRRREEHSPRERNYMPRRPGPPSDMGPPRARQVYVAGGETRTRNLGDGGYDPMFNRNRRDIFFAVRGQLPAPPPVTTPSDRSPKRNEARHESSDTQGTINMIFGGYTEEYPTIRAAKNSVHTLLKGPPKASSKGPVMKFDATTSQPLQQPHTDPLVVTLKIGQMKVRRVLVDTGSTADLITMECLRQMKFEEKHLQPLDKPLIGFGGSQVIPLGTIILPVRVGEKNESRTMPIRFTVVDLNFPYNAIMGLPLINKIKAAIFPHQLLLQFETDNGQVGILKGDQVTARQCLVNTLKHRPSETPAKRKREDKVPAVMSVYRENPNTHERPRPIERYEEVNMFEGKQIKIGKDLPDTVNVACHKLDIKPGYKPVKQKLRHQGKERTEAAKEEVEKLLKAGFIKECRYSEWLSNVVLVKKPNGKWRMCVDFTDLNKACPKDDYPLPKIDRLVDSTAGHALLSFMDANAGYHQIPLATEDQPHTAFITSTGVYCYKSKQAGQHAADLRETFLTLQKHQMKLNPDKCVFGVTGGKCLGFLVDERGIEANLDKIRAIQNMRSPTSVKEVQKLTGCIAALGRFLSKSADKCSPFFKTIKQQKFEWTAEAEESFRQLKEHLSTLPKLVSPIKGEKLVLYVSVSEYSLSGVLVAEREKKQLPIYYVSHVFRGSEGNYGEVEKVIFAIVMASRKLKPYFQSHQIIIRTDQPLKKILEGKNKSSRVTDWEWKLYVDGSSTQSASGAGLLIMSSAGVRMERAVRFEFAASNNEAEYEALLMGLRICYESGAKNLSAFSDSQLIVGQVNGEFEAKDDSMKMYLQQVKEFVQKFDKFTLEHIPRSQNAQADSLAKLASSAETSAARDIIWEVLPNPSINFMVNSIDRSDTWMEPYIEYLRNQTLPQDKSQANMLQKKARWFELHEGTLYKKSYTHPLLKCVSPEEGNYILREIHEGGCGVHQGVRTVIGKVLRSGYYWPSLREDAEYLIKRCPECQYHSKIGRKPSNYLTAIQAVLPFDKWGMDLLGPFPPAKGQRKFIIVAIDYFTKYVEAEALSSITDKQVCQFIWRNIITRYGIPRVNITDNGRQFVSKNTIEYCDKFNIQIRFSSVSRPQTNGQVESANKEILNGIKKKIEGVKGNWDEELPGILWASRTTVKEVTGHTPFSLVYGSEAVLPVEIGVPSTRVSFSEYPALMFANLIKSSDPQIGVPKFENLRCFLTGTSISRTPR